CAGATGGCCAGTACCGGTAGCCTAAGGAGCATGCTCGAGAGATGGAAACGAGCGCCTATGAGTAGTTCACCGCTCGCTGAGCATGCTCCCGAAGCACGCGGTTGATCTCGGTCTGGTACCCGCGTCCTCCTGGGGCGTTTGCCCTGAACCATGCCAACACGTCGGCATCCAATCTCAGGGTGATCTGTTGTTTCACCGGCCGGTAGAGCATGCCGCGTCTAGCGCCGGACCAGTCGAGAATCTCGGGTATGTCGGTTGTATCGATCTTCTCATCCGGAAGGTTCGCAAGTGCTTTGATCTCCGCCTTCTGCTCCTTTTCAGGTGCTCTAGAAGTCGCCTTCTTCATAGGCTCCCCTTTCGTGGGCGGTCGCTTTCCGGGCGCTGATGATGCGACCCACTTCGATGCCGGTCCCAGGCTCCGCCCTGGGCCAAGTGTGTGCCACGATCACGACCACGTTGCCTACCATGCCGATGGTGTGCCAGCGTTCCTCGTCTGTATTCGGATCCGGCCGGTGGGCTGCCAAAGGATCTTCGAACACTAGCTTGGCAGTGTCGAAGCCGAGCCCGTGCTTTCGCCTGTTGGCTTGGCTCTTGTCTTCGTCCCATGTCCAGTGCAACGATCAGGTCCACTCTGTAACTACAGTATGATAGTTACAACTGAGCTTCTTGTCAAGCAGTGCCGACGTCGTTGGTTGGTCGATTTCTGAGGGTAATGAGGAGTGCAGGCGCGAAGCCGGCAACAGCGGAGCCCCACTTGGCCGAGGACGGCGATAAAGGCCTGGGCATTCGAGACAAGCGGTTTGGTCAGCGCCCGTGTGGATCGTGCTCCTAGCGCT
This sequence is a window from Deltaproteobacteria bacterium. Protein-coding genes within it:
- a CDS encoding BrnA antitoxin family protein; the encoded protein is MKKATSRAPEKEQKAEIKALANLPDEKIDTTDIPEILDWSGARRGMLYRPVKQQITLRLDADVLAWFRANAPGGRGYQTEINRVLREHAQRAVNYS
- a CDS encoding BrnT family toxin → MHWTWDEDKSQANRRKHGLGFDTAKLVFEDPLAAHRPDPNTDEERWHTIGMVGNVVVIVAHTWPRAEPGTGIEVGRIISARKATAHERGAYEEGDF